A genomic region of Micromonospora sp. NBRC 110009 contains the following coding sequences:
- a CDS encoding IclR family transcriptional regulator, with the protein MSGVGVLDKAVVILAACVDGASLAELVERTKLPRATAHRLAQALEIHRMLVRDTQGRWRPGPRLGELANAAPDVLLTAAEPLLAALRDATGESAQLYLRRADERICVAAAERASGLRDTVPIGSVLPMTAGSAAQILLAWEPPEAVMPLLPRSKFTGRTLAEVRRRGWAQSVAEREAGVASVSAPIRDRTGRVIAAISISGPIERLGRRPGERHAMAVVRAGQRLSGL; encoded by the coding sequence ATGAGCGGTGTCGGCGTTCTCGACAAGGCGGTGGTCATTCTGGCCGCCTGCGTCGACGGCGCCAGCCTGGCCGAACTCGTTGAACGCACCAAGCTGCCCCGGGCCACCGCGCACCGGCTGGCGCAGGCGCTGGAGATCCACCGGATGCTGGTCCGGGACACGCAGGGACGGTGGCGGCCCGGCCCCCGGCTCGGGGAGCTGGCCAACGCCGCGCCGGACGTGCTGCTGACCGCGGCCGAGCCGCTGCTCGCCGCGCTGCGCGACGCCACCGGGGAGAGCGCCCAGCTCTACCTGCGCCGGGCCGACGAGCGGATCTGCGTGGCCGCCGCCGAGCGGGCCAGCGGCCTGCGCGACACCGTGCCGATCGGCTCGGTGCTCCCGATGACGGCCGGTTCCGCCGCGCAGATCCTGCTGGCCTGGGAGCCGCCGGAGGCGGTGATGCCGCTGCTGCCCCGCTCCAAGTTCACCGGCCGCACCCTGGCCGAGGTACGCCGCCGGGGCTGGGCGCAGAGCGTCGCCGAGCGGGAGGCCGGCGTGGCGAGCGTCTCCGCGCCGATCCGGGACCGGACCGGCCGGGTGATCGCCGCGATCAGCATCTCCGGCCCGATCGAACGCCTCGGCCGCCGCCCCGGCGAACGCCACGCCATGGCCGTGGTCCGCGCCGGCCAACGCCTCTCCGGCCTCTGA
- a CDS encoding fumarylacetoacetate hydrolase family protein — protein MRIARFAHAKGMSFGVVEGEPEVGPQGLTIAEIEGHPFGQIQFSGARWALSDVRLLSPILPSKVVCVGRNYAEHAAEHGSEVPKEPLLFLKPSTSVIGPRDAIRLPIFSKQVEHEAELAVVIGAPGARRADRAAAERAIFGYACANDVTARDLQRSDGQWTRAKGFDSFCPIGPWITTGLDVSDLEVRCEVGRNPEEMEVRQLGRTKDMVFDVPALVSYISHVMTLLPGDVVLTGTPAGVSPLTDGDTVTVRIEGIGELTNPVVPVA, from the coding sequence GTGCGTATCGCTCGTTTTGCTCATGCCAAGGGAATGTCGTTCGGGGTCGTCGAGGGCGAGCCGGAGGTCGGGCCGCAGGGCCTGACCATCGCCGAGATCGAGGGCCACCCGTTCGGTCAGATCCAGTTCTCCGGTGCCCGGTGGGCGCTCTCCGACGTCCGGCTGCTTTCGCCGATCCTGCCCAGCAAGGTGGTCTGCGTCGGCCGCAACTACGCCGAGCACGCCGCCGAGCACGGCAGCGAGGTGCCGAAGGAGCCGCTGCTCTTCCTCAAGCCCTCCACCTCGGTGATCGGCCCCCGGGACGCGATCCGCCTGCCGATCTTCTCCAAGCAGGTCGAGCACGAGGCGGAGCTGGCCGTGGTGATCGGCGCGCCGGGCGCGCGCCGGGCCGACCGGGCCGCCGCCGAGCGGGCCATCTTCGGCTACGCCTGCGCCAACGACGTCACGGCGCGGGACCTCCAGCGCTCGGACGGGCAGTGGACCCGGGCCAAGGGCTTCGACTCGTTCTGCCCGATCGGGCCGTGGATCACCACCGGCCTGGACGTCTCGGACCTGGAGGTCCGCTGTGAGGTGGGCCGCAACCCGGAGGAGATGGAGGTACGCCAGCTCGGCCGGACCAAGGACATGGTCTTCGACGTGCCGGCCCTGGTGTCGTACATCTCCCACGTGATGACGCTGCTCCCCGGTGACGTGGTGCTGACCGGCACTCCGGCGGGGGTTAGCCCGCTCACCGACGGGGATACGGTCACCGTGCGGATCGAGGGGATCGGCGAGCTCACCAACCCGGTGGTGCCGGTCGCCTGA
- a CDS encoding 3-methyladenine DNA glycosylase, whose amino-acid sequence MTAALAPATALDAADWQARRRAHEERIDAWLAPHLARRRSGVKHPVEDFLFTYYSHRPAQLRRWHPGTGVVLRDADPAEFGPDYRATAAGITLDTDRVRARRAESISWIRTLLATTAGRPAQFGCFGMHEWAMVYRQTQDEVRHNAWPLRLSPEATAAVVEERGVRCSHFDAFRFFTAPARPLNLLTPTRESQHALEQPGCLHANMDLYKWAYKLSPLVPAELVAECFALAREIRTLDMRASPYDLADLGYPPVRVETPDGRAEYAAAQRGFAERAAGLRARLLTALD is encoded by the coding sequence GTGACCGCCGCCCTCGCCCCCGCCACCGCCCTCGACGCGGCCGACTGGCAGGCCCGGCGGCGCGCCCACGAGGAGCGGATCGACGCCTGGCTGGCGCCGCACCTGGCCCGCCGGCGCTCCGGGGTGAAGCACCCGGTGGAGGACTTCCTCTTCACCTACTACTCGCACCGCCCCGCCCAGTTGCGCCGCTGGCATCCGGGCACCGGGGTGGTACTGCGCGACGCGGACCCGGCCGAGTTCGGCCCGGACTACCGGGCCACCGCCGCCGGGATCACCCTCGACACCGACCGGGTACGCGCCCGGCGCGCGGAGTCGATCTCCTGGATCCGGACGCTGCTCGCGACGACCGCCGGCCGCCCGGCCCAGTTCGGCTGCTTCGGCATGCACGAGTGGGCGATGGTCTACCGGCAGACCCAGGACGAGGTGCGGCACAACGCCTGGCCGCTGCGGCTCAGCCCGGAGGCGACCGCCGCGGTGGTCGAGGAGCGGGGCGTGCGGTGCAGCCACTTCGACGCCTTCCGGTTCTTCACCGCGCCGGCCCGGCCGCTGAACCTGCTCACCCCGACCCGGGAGAGCCAGCACGCGCTGGAGCAGCCGGGCTGCCTGCACGCCAACATGGATCTCTACAAGTGGGCGTACAAGCTCTCCCCGCTGGTGCCCGCGGAGCTGGTGGCGGAGTGCTTCGCGCTGGCCCGGGAGATCCGCACGCTCGACATGCGGGCCAGCCCGTACGACCTGGCCGACCTCGGGTACCCGCCGGTGCGGGTGGAGACCCCGGACGGCCGGGCGGAGTACGCCGCCGCCCAGCGCGGCTTCGCCGAGCGGGCCGCCGGGCTGCGCGCGCGGCTGCTCACCGCGCTCGACTGA
- a CDS encoding GNAT family N-acetyltransferase yields MLTGDQVLLRPFVDDDATAFAAILSDPEVGRLTGSPPDDVLDAGRLRAWYGSRNSQTDRLDLAVVDRETGACVGEVVLNEWDRHNAGCNFRTLIGPAGRDRGLGTEAVRLIVGYGFGQLGLHRISLEVFAFNPRARRVYEKIGFVVEGTLRQVLRDGDGWGDATVMSILAPEWARHRGHPEG; encoded by the coding sequence ATGCTCACCGGCGATCAGGTGCTGCTGCGCCCGTTCGTCGACGACGACGCCACCGCCTTCGCGGCCATCCTCAGCGACCCCGAGGTGGGTCGGCTCACCGGCAGCCCGCCGGACGACGTGCTCGACGCGGGCCGGCTGCGGGCCTGGTACGGCAGCCGCAACAGCCAGACCGACCGGCTCGACCTGGCCGTGGTGGACCGGGAGACCGGGGCCTGCGTCGGCGAGGTGGTCCTCAACGAGTGGGACCGGCACAACGCCGGCTGCAACTTCCGCACCCTGATCGGCCCGGCCGGGCGTGACCGGGGACTCGGCACGGAGGCCGTCCGGCTGATCGTCGGGTACGGCTTCGGGCAGCTCGGCCTGCACCGGATCTCGCTGGAGGTGTTTGCGTTCAACCCGCGCGCCCGCCGGGTGTACGAGAAGATCGGCTTCGTCGTCGAGGGCACGCTGCGGCAGGTGCTCCGGGACGGCGACGGCTGGGGGGACGCCACCGTCATGTCGATCCTCGCCCCGGAGTGGGCGCGCCACCGGGGCCACCCGGAGGGCTGA
- the arfB gene encoding alternative ribosome rescue aminoacyl-tRNA hydrolase ArfB, which produces MDDGLRVTDRLVVPGTELRERFSRSSGPGGQGVNTTDSRVELSFDLAGSPSVPEPLRTRALDRLAGRLVDGVLTVTASEHRAQISNREAARERMTALLREAVAPPPKPRRATRPSRAAKERRLAEKKRQSQRKRDRRVDGD; this is translated from the coding sequence GTGGACGATGGACTGCGGGTGACCGACCGGCTCGTGGTCCCCGGCACCGAGCTGCGGGAACGCTTCTCCCGCTCCTCCGGGCCGGGCGGGCAGGGGGTCAACACCACCGACTCCCGGGTGGAACTGAGTTTCGACCTGGCCGGCTCGCCCAGCGTGCCGGAGCCGCTGCGCACCCGGGCCCTGGACCGGCTCGCCGGGCGGCTCGTCGACGGCGTGCTGACCGTGACCGCCAGCGAACACCGCGCGCAGATCTCCAACCGGGAGGCGGCCCGCGAGCGGATGACCGCCCTGCTGCGCGAGGCGGTCGCGCCGCCCCCGAAGCCGCGCCGCGCGACCCGCCCGTCCCGCGCCGCGAAGGAGCGGCGGCTGGCCGAGAAGAAGCGCCAGTCCCAGCGCAAGCGCGACCGCCGGGTGGACGGCGACTGA
- a CDS encoding S1C family serine protease translates to MAVQTGLGEPRGPWFVSPELDPDGRGRWDVPGSERGPGRRGWRSRLLSALAVVALSTVSGAAAGSWVADRDAPGPAAASAAPVPAELVTAAEKTVPGVVSVMVGGGSGASASGSGFAIDHEQHIVTNDHILARGGSGPVTVETSDGRRFTAEVVGREPSSDLAVLRVPASAGLTPLPLAKPNSTRVGEPVLAIGSPLGLAGTVTAGIVSALNRQVRIGNGRHSAVQTDASINPGNSGGPLVNARGEVVGVNTAIATIDGNGSIGIGFAIPIDQVQQTADTIIGRGG, encoded by the coding sequence ATGGCAGTGCAGACCGGACTCGGCGAGCCGCGCGGCCCGTGGTTCGTCTCGCCGGAGCTGGACCCGGACGGGCGGGGGCGCTGGGACGTACCCGGCTCCGAGCGGGGCCCGGGGCGGCGGGGCTGGCGCAGCCGGCTGCTGAGCGCGCTGGCGGTGGTGGCGCTCTCCACCGTCTCGGGCGCGGCGGCTGGCAGTTGGGTGGCCGACCGGGACGCGCCGGGACCGGCCGCGGCCTCCGCGGCGCCGGTGCCGGCCGAACTGGTCACCGCCGCCGAGAAGACCGTGCCCGGGGTGGTCTCGGTGATGGTCGGCGGCGGATCCGGCGCCTCGGCGAGCGGGTCCGGCTTCGCCATCGACCACGAGCAGCACATCGTGACCAACGACCACATTCTGGCCCGGGGCGGCTCCGGTCCGGTGACCGTGGAGACCTCGGACGGCCGCCGGTTCACCGCCGAGGTGGTGGGGCGGGAGCCGAGCAGCGACCTGGCGGTGCTCCGGGTGCCGGCGTCGGCCGGGCTGACGCCGCTGCCGCTGGCCAAGCCGAACAGCACCCGGGTGGGGGAGCCGGTGCTGGCGATCGGTTCGCCGCTCGGCCTGGCCGGCACCGTCACCGCGGGCATCGTCAGCGCGCTCAACCGGCAGGTGCGCATCGGCAACGGCCGGCACAGCGCGGTGCAGACCGACGCCTCGATCAACCCGGGGAACTCCGGTGGTCCGCTGGTCAACGCCCGGGGCGAGGTGGTCGGGGTGAACACGGCCATCGCCACCATCGACGGCAACGGCTCGATCGGCATCGGCTTCGCCATCCCGATCGACCAGGTGCAGCAGACCGCCGACACCATCATCGGCCGGGGCGGCTGA
- a CDS encoding VWA domain-containing protein codes for MNWQSPARLWLLLGVAALVVGYLMIQRRQSRYAVRFTNLRLLDRVAPQRPAWRRHVPAGLFLAMLALLVVGFARPSAEVRVPRERATVMVAVDVSTSMLAGDVDPDRLTAAKEAASRFVDGLPDEFNVGLVAFAGSAAVLVPPSTDRDALHEGIERLAEGITGVQGTAIGEAISTSLGAVKSLDAKAAKDPPPARIIILSDGANTSGMDPMEAATQAVAAKVPVHTISFGTASGFVDRGGRAIQVPVDGQTLKAVAEQTGGRFHEASSVAELRAVYEDIGTSVGYRTERQDISARFIGLGLVFAMGAAAGSLRWFSRLP; via the coding sequence ATGAACTGGCAGTCACCCGCCCGGCTCTGGCTCCTGCTCGGCGTCGCCGCCCTGGTCGTCGGTTACCTGATGATCCAGCGCCGGCAGAGCCGGTACGCGGTCCGCTTCACCAACCTGCGGCTGCTGGACCGGGTCGCGCCGCAACGGCCGGCCTGGCGCCGGCACGTGCCGGCGGGTCTCTTCCTCGCCATGCTCGCGTTGCTGGTGGTCGGCTTCGCCCGACCCAGCGCCGAGGTACGCGTGCCCCGGGAACGGGCCACCGTGATGGTGGCGGTGGACGTCTCCACCTCGATGCTCGCCGGCGACGTCGATCCGGACCGGCTGACCGCCGCCAAGGAGGCCGCCAGCCGGTTCGTCGACGGCCTGCCGGACGAGTTCAACGTCGGGCTGGTCGCCTTCGCCGGCAGCGCGGCGGTGCTGGTGCCGCCGAGCACCGACCGGGACGCGCTGCACGAGGGGATCGAACGGCTGGCGGAGGGGATCACCGGCGTCCAGGGCACCGCCATCGGGGAGGCGATCAGCACCTCGCTGGGCGCGGTGAAGAGCCTGGACGCCAAGGCCGCCAAGGATCCACCGCCGGCCCGGATCATCATCCTCTCGGACGGGGCGAACACCTCCGGGATGGACCCGATGGAGGCCGCCACCCAGGCGGTCGCCGCCAAGGTTCCGGTGCACACCATCTCGTTCGGCACGGCGTCCGGCTTCGTCGACCGGGGTGGGCGGGCGATCCAGGTGCCGGTCGACGGGCAGACCCTGAAGGCGGTCGCCGAGCAGACCGGGGGCCGCTTCCACGAGGCGTCCTCCGTCGCCGAGTTGCGCGCCGTCTACGAGGACATCGGCACCTCGGTCGGCTACCGCACCGAACGGCAGGACATCTCCGCGCGGTTCATCGGGCTGGGCCTGGTCTTCGCGATGGGCGCGGCCGCGGGATCGCTGCGGTGGTTCTCCCGCCTGCCCTGA
- a CDS encoding DUF58 domain-containing protein, translating into MRRRDAPTLPEPGLADLTPDQRLRRLELTVTRRLDGLLHGQYRGLLPGPGSEVAGSREYRPGEDEVRRMDWAVTARTTVPHVREVDADRELSTWLLVDASPSMEYGTATLDKRELAVAAVAAVGFLTAGVGNRLGAQVLAPDGVRRFPARGGRTHLLGLLRALLAAPRADGSGSAPRTPRPGPSPAAGGSDVDGRRPLASEGARRPGDAPPTLADGLAGIQRMATRRGLVVVISDFLDGLPDDPDAAPSWEAALRRLAVRHQVLAVEVTDPRELELPDVGLITLVDPETGRRREVWTGDRTLRERYAQAAAAQRDQLGQALRRSGATHLALRTDRDWSADIVRHVHVQRRLAAAPAASRGGAA; encoded by the coding sequence ATGAGGCGCCGGGACGCCCCGACCCTGCCCGAGCCCGGCCTGGCGGACCTCACGCCCGACCAGCGGCTGCGGCGGCTGGAACTGACCGTCACCCGCCGGCTCGACGGACTGCTGCACGGCCAGTACCGCGGCCTGCTGCCCGGCCCGGGCAGCGAGGTGGCCGGCAGCCGCGAGTACCGCCCCGGCGAGGACGAGGTGCGCCGGATGGACTGGGCCGTCACCGCCCGCACCACCGTCCCGCACGTCCGCGAGGTCGACGCCGACCGGGAACTGAGCACCTGGCTGCTGGTCGACGCCAGCCCGAGCATGGAGTACGGCACCGCCACGCTGGACAAGCGGGAACTGGCGGTGGCCGCCGTGGCGGCGGTCGGCTTCCTCACCGCCGGCGTCGGCAACCGCCTCGGCGCGCAGGTGCTCGCGCCGGACGGCGTACGCCGGTTCCCGGCCCGGGGCGGGCGAACCCACCTGCTCGGACTGCTGCGCGCCCTGCTGGCCGCGCCGCGTGCCGACGGCTCCGGCTCGGCGCCGCGGACGCCGCGCCCCGGCCCGAGCCCGGCGGCCGGCGGGTCCGACGTGGACGGCCGTCGGCCGCTCGCCTCCGAGGGCGCGCGAAGACCCGGCGACGCGCCGCCGACGCTGGCCGACGGGCTGGCCGGGATCCAGCGGATGGCCACCCGGCGCGGCCTGGTGGTGGTCATCTCCGACTTCCTCGACGGGCTGCCCGACGACCCGGACGCCGCCCCGTCCTGGGAGGCGGCGCTGCGCCGGTTGGCCGTCCGGCACCAGGTGCTCGCTGTCGAGGTGACCGACCCGCGAGAGCTGGAACTGCCGGACGTCGGCCTGATCACCCTGGTCGACCCCGAGACCGGCCGGCGGCGCGAGGTGTGGACCGGGGACCGGACCCTGCGGGAGCGCTACGCGCAGGCCGCCGCCGCCCAGCGCGACCAGCTGGGCCAGGCGCTGCGCCGGTCCGGCGCGACCCACCTGGCGCTGCGGACCGACCGGGACTGGAGCGCCGACATCGTCCGGCACGTGCACGTCCAGCGGCGGCTGGCCGCCGCCCCGGCCGCGTCCCGGGGAGGAGCCGCATGA
- a CDS encoding AAA family ATPase, which yields MTDISDTLASVPSPVDADASGVELEQTLFEVKRVIVGQDRLVERLLTALVADGHCLLEGVPGVAKTLAAQTLATVVGGTFSRVQFTPDLVPSDIVGTRIYRASSERFDVELGPVMANLVLADEINRAPAKVQSALLEAMAERQVSIGGRSWPVPDPFLVLATQNPIESEGVYQLPEAQRDRFLMKVVVDYPSDADELAILYRMSTDRPTARQVLDPARLRELQRRAGEVFVHHALAEYVVRLILATRDPGRFGLPEIAPLLAYGASPRATLGLVAAARAQALIRGREYVLPEDVRDLAVDVLAHRLVLSFDAVADGVSAEALVHRLIEAVPPPRVVAGQAEAAPDLAAA from the coding sequence GTGACGGACATCTCGGACACCCTGGCCAGCGTGCCCAGCCCGGTCGATGCCGACGCGAGCGGCGTCGAGCTGGAACAGACCCTCTTCGAGGTCAAACGCGTGATCGTCGGGCAGGATCGGCTCGTCGAACGCCTGCTCACCGCCCTGGTCGCCGACGGCCACTGCCTGCTGGAGGGCGTGCCGGGCGTGGCCAAGACGCTCGCGGCGCAGACCCTCGCCACCGTCGTCGGCGGCACCTTCTCCCGGGTGCAGTTCACCCCGGACCTGGTCCCCTCGGACATCGTCGGTACCCGCATCTACCGGGCGTCCAGCGAGCGCTTCGACGTCGAGTTGGGCCCGGTCATGGCGAACCTGGTGCTGGCCGACGAGATCAACCGGGCCCCCGCCAAGGTGCAGTCGGCGCTGCTGGAGGCGATGGCTGAACGGCAGGTCTCCATCGGGGGCCGCAGCTGGCCGGTCCCCGACCCGTTCCTGGTGCTCGCCACCCAGAACCCGATCGAGTCGGAGGGCGTCTACCAGCTCCCCGAGGCACAACGCGACCGGTTCCTCATGAAGGTCGTCGTCGACTATCCGAGCGACGCCGACGAACTGGCCATCCTCTACCGGATGAGCACCGACCGGCCGACAGCCCGGCAGGTCCTCGACCCGGCCCGGTTGCGGGAACTCCAGCGCCGGGCCGGCGAGGTCTTCGTCCACCATGCCCTCGCCGAGTACGTGGTCCGGCTCATCCTCGCCACCCGGGACCCGGGCCGGTTCGGGCTGCCCGAGATCGCGCCGCTGCTCGCGTACGGGGCGAGCCCCCGGGCCACCCTGGGCCTGGTCGCCGCCGCCCGCGCCCAGGCGCTGATCCGGGGCCGCGAGTACGTCCTCCCGGAGGACGTCCGGGACCTGGCCGTCGACGTGCTCGCCCACCGGCTGGTGCTCTCCTTCGACGCGGTGGCCGACGGGGTCTCCGCCGAGGCGCTGGTCCACCGGCTGATCGAGGCGGTGCCACCGCCCCGGGTCGTCGCCGGCCAAGCGGAGGCGGCGCCCGACCTGGCGGCGGCATGA
- a CDS encoding endonuclease/exonuclease/phosphatase family protein: protein MLQAGRAGRLVAPACWLAVAPTAVWAVLRLAGGERGPLVQAIAFTPYVAAGSLVPLVLALALRRVAPAAVAAAAALALIGAVAPRAVGSGQPAVHGPTVRLLTANLLKGGADPAALVDLVRTQRVDVLTVQEFTPPIAAELDGLGLAALLPYRELNPEVGTTGSGLYARYPLSEVGFRRNQGFSFTQAYGTLAVPGAPPLRVESAHPAAPYAVEVVPDWWTDLRGQPHATPRGRLSVLAGDFNATLDHAPLRDLIATGYVDAADQAGAGLAGTWGPYDGDPIPPVTIDHVLADRRIAVRSVDVHPLPGSDHRAVLAELRLPAA from the coding sequence CTGCTGCAGGCGGGGCGGGCGGGGCGGCTCGTGGCGCCGGCCTGCTGGCTCGCCGTCGCGCCCACGGCTGTGTGGGCGGTGCTCCGGCTGGCCGGTGGGGAGCGCGGGCCACTGGTGCAGGCGATCGCCTTCACGCCGTACGTCGCGGCCGGATCGCTGGTGCCGCTGGTGCTGGCGCTCGCCCTGCGCCGGGTCGCCCCGGCGGCGGTGGCGGCGGCCGCCGCGCTGGCGCTGATCGGGGCGGTGGCACCCCGCGCGGTCGGCTCCGGTCAGCCGGCGGTGCACGGCCCCACGGTGCGCCTGCTCACCGCGAACCTGTTGAAGGGCGGCGCCGATCCGGCCGCGCTGGTCGACCTGGTCCGAACGCAGCGGGTCGACGTGCTGACCGTGCAGGAGTTCACCCCGCCGATCGCCGCCGAGCTGGACGGGCTCGGGCTGGCCGCCCTGCTGCCGTACCGGGAGCTCAACCCCGAGGTCGGCACCACCGGCTCCGGGCTGTACGCGCGCTACCCGCTCAGTGAGGTCGGCTTCCGCCGCAACCAGGGTTTCTCCTTCACCCAGGCGTACGGGACGCTGGCCGTGCCGGGCGCGCCACCCCTGCGGGTGGAGTCGGCGCACCCGGCCGCGCCGTACGCCGTCGAGGTGGTCCCGGACTGGTGGACCGACCTGCGCGGACAGCCGCACGCCACCCCCCGGGGGCGGTTGAGCGTGCTGGCCGGGGACTTCAACGCCACCCTCGACCACGCGCCGTTGCGCGACCTGATCGCCACGGGCTACGTCGACGCGGCGGACCAGGCCGGCGCGGGGCTCGCCGGCACCTGGGGCCCGTACGACGGCGACCCGATCCCGCCGGTCACCATCGACCACGTGCTGGCCGACCGGCGCATCGCGGTCCGTTCGGTCGACGTGCACCCCCTCCCCGGCAGTGACCACCGCGCCGTCCTGGCCGAGCTGCGGCTGCCCGCCGCGTGA
- the cimA gene encoding citramalate synthase: MTFQVYDTTLRDGAQREGLSYSVVDKLAVARLLDDLGVGFIEGGWPGAVPKDTEFFRRARTELDLKHAILVAFGATRKAGVAVDADPQVRGLLDADTPAVALVAKADLRHVERALRTTAGENLAMIRDTVTYLVGQGRRVFVDGEHFFDGYRHDPAYTAAVLETALAAGAERFVLCDTNGGMLPSQVTAAIADVTARTGVAPELLGIHCQNDTACAVANTIAAVEAGVRHFQGTANGYGERPGNADIFAVVANLQLKLGLPVLPEGCLEQMVRVSHAIAEIANIAPDTHQAYVGAAAFAHKAGLHASAIKVDPLLYNHVDPSVVGNDMRILVTEMAGRASIELKSRELGLDLAGHPEALATVTKRVKELEAGGWSFEAADASFELLVRSELPGRAAPRPFALESYRVLVEHREDGAVVSEATVKIRVRGERVIATAEGNGPVNALDEALRTALARHYPELRDFELADYKVRILEGSHGTGAVTRVLVETAGAGRDWTTVGVHPNVVEASWHALVDALTYGLDRARV; encoded by the coding sequence ATGACCTTCCAGGTGTACGACACGACGCTGCGCGACGGCGCGCAGCGCGAGGGGCTCAGCTACTCGGTGGTCGACAAGCTGGCGGTGGCCCGCCTGCTCGACGACCTCGGGGTCGGCTTCATCGAGGGCGGCTGGCCGGGCGCCGTCCCCAAGGACACCGAGTTCTTCCGGCGCGCCCGCACCGAGCTGGACCTGAAGCACGCGATCCTGGTCGCCTTCGGCGCCACCCGCAAGGCCGGGGTGGCCGTCGACGCCGACCCGCAGGTGCGTGGCCTCCTCGACGCCGACACCCCGGCCGTGGCGCTGGTCGCCAAGGCGGACCTGCGGCACGTCGAGCGGGCGCTGCGCACCACCGCCGGGGAGAACCTGGCGATGATCCGCGACACGGTGACCTACCTGGTCGGGCAGGGGCGACGGGTCTTCGTCGACGGGGAGCATTTCTTCGACGGCTACCGGCACGACCCGGCGTACACCGCCGCGGTGCTGGAGACGGCGCTCGCCGCCGGGGCCGAGCGGTTCGTGCTCTGCGACACCAACGGCGGGATGCTGCCCTCCCAGGTCACCGCCGCCATCGCCGACGTCACCGCGCGTACCGGCGTCGCGCCGGAGCTGCTCGGCATCCACTGCCAGAACGACACCGCCTGCGCGGTCGCCAACACCATCGCCGCCGTCGAGGCCGGCGTCCGGCACTTCCAGGGCACCGCCAACGGGTACGGCGAGCGCCCCGGCAACGCGGACATCTTCGCGGTCGTCGCCAACCTCCAGCTCAAGCTCGGGCTGCCCGTCCTGCCGGAGGGCTGCCTGGAACAGATGGTGCGGGTCTCGCACGCCATCGCCGAGATCGCCAACATCGCCCCCGACACCCACCAGGCGTACGTCGGGGCCGCCGCCTTCGCCCACAAGGCGGGGCTGCACGCGAGCGCGATCAAGGTCGACCCGTTGCTCTACAACCACGTCGATCCGTCGGTGGTGGGCAACGACATGCGGATCCTGGTGACCGAGATGGCCGGCCGGGCCAGCATCGAGCTCAAGAGCCGTGAGCTGGGGCTGGACCTGGCCGGCCATCCGGAGGCGCTCGCCACGGTCACCAAGCGGGTCAAGGAGCTGGAGGCCGGCGGCTGGTCGTTCGAGGCCGCGGACGCCTCGTTCGAGCTGCTGGTCCGATCCGAGCTGCCGGGTCGGGCCGCGCCGCGCCCGTTCGCCCTGGAGTCGTACCGGGTGCTGGTCGAGCACCGCGAGGACGGCGCGGTGGTCTCCGAGGCCACCGTGAAGATCCGGGTACGCGGTGAGCGGGTGATCGCCACCGCGGAGGGGAACGGCCCGGTCAACGCCCTGGACGAGGCGCTGCGGACGGCGCTGGCCCGGCACTACCCGGAGCTGCGCGACTTCGAGCTGGCCGACTACAAGGTGCGCATCCTGGAGGGCAGCCACGGCACCGGGGCGGTGACCCGGGTGCTGGTGGAGACCGCCGGCGCGGGCCGCGACTGGACCACCGTCGGCGTGCACCCCAACGTGGTCGAGGCGAGCTGGCACGCGCTGGTCGACGCGCTCACCTACGGCCTGGACCGGGCCCGCGTCTGA
- a CDS encoding peroxiredoxin, translating into MLTVGDRFPEYELTACVSLDAEKAFDTIDHKSHQGKWRVVFFWPKDFTFICPTEIAEFGRLNGEFADRDAQVLGVSVDNEFVHYAWRKDHPDLRELPFPMLSDIKRELTTACGVLGEDGVAQRATFIVDPDNEIQFAMVTAGSVGRNVSEVLRVLDALQTDELCPCNWNKGGATLDANALLAGAGA; encoded by the coding sequence GTGCTCACCGTCGGTGACCGCTTCCCCGAGTACGAACTCACCGCCTGCGTGTCGCTGGACGCCGAGAAGGCGTTCGACACGATCGACCACAAGTCCCACCAGGGCAAGTGGCGGGTGGTGTTCTTCTGGCCGAAGGACTTCACCTTCATCTGCCCGACGGAGATCGCCGAGTTCGGCCGGCTCAACGGCGAGTTCGCCGACCGGGACGCGCAGGTCCTCGGCGTGTCCGTCGACAACGAGTTCGTCCACTACGCCTGGCGCAAGGACCACCCGGACCTGCGCGAGCTGCCCTTCCCGATGCTCAGCGACATCAAGCGCGAGCTGACCACCGCCTGCGGCGTGCTCGGCGAGGACGGCGTGGCCCAGCGGGCCACCTTCATCGTCGACCCGGACAACGAGATCCAGTTCGCCATGGTGACCGCCGGCTCGGTCGGCCGGAACGTCTCCGAGGTGCTGCGGGTGCTGGACGCCCTGCAGACCGACGAGCTCTGCCCGTGCAACTGGAACAAGGGCGGCGCCACCCTGGACGCCAACGCGCTGCTCGCGGGCGCCGGGGCCTGA